Proteins encoded in a region of the Drosophila sechellia strain sech25 chromosome 2L, ASM438219v1, whole genome shotgun sequence genome:
- the LOC6614748 gene encoding xenotropic and polytropic retrovirus receptor 1 homolog isoform X2, with amino-acid sequence MKFGKTLDNLMVPEWRHQYMNYNELKQMIRNAVEKAPSGSRPSNNVAIGYYRDFESLFFNSCGVELTKVNYFFAHKQAEAHRKLATLNYQLDRRRAQQDPRGSTASRGSASSWSRQTENKRKLPPIKKLRLAMSEFYLSLIMLQNYQTLNMTAFRKICKKYDKNLKSEAGFAWYDKYVLRSTLAITLQLDRMISTTENMYTDYLANGDRSEAMAKLRVPPLGHPTPPVHVFSAGLFLGLFLVGAIICFISYFSVDTSPEFRYTFVSLFRGPISGVTFGFCLAINIKVYEKVGVNHVLIFEVERRNAIGAMRALEISSFFGYMCTLSILLYLLHKEFFIEDPIYIPLVQVAFVVVLFLNPFRILFYSGRIWLLTVMGRILLSPFFFVNFADFWVADQWTSLVVTIVDHYYLVRFYVRYFLDRSDAFEFEPDYAVAVIRCLPAWFRFAQSLRRFRDSGSKSTDYLINALKYFLFIAEVVFSTIQMETIAHYTDLFESPWTWAYITICIVSSIYTVFWDLLMDFGLFRVWNGENKFLRDNLVYPRWFYYFVIVENTLLRCVWILEFALVHQELIAPYNGQSLIGFSEIVRRFFWNFLRLENEHLYNCGQFRATRDIFITRLDPQEERFLESVMDNTEDLGREKLNKKYF; translated from the exons ATGAAGTTTGGCAAGACGCTTGATAATCTTATGGTGCCCGAATGGCGGCACCAGTACATGAACTACAAT GAACTTAAGCAAATGATTCGAAATGCCGTGGAAAAAGCGCCCAGTGGAAGTCGGCCAAGTAATAATGTAGCTATCGGTTACTACAGGGACTTCGAGTCACTCTTCTTCAACTCCTGCGGAGTAGAATTGACCAAAGTGAATTACTTCTTTGCCCACAAGCAGGCGGAGGCGCATCGCAAGCTGGCCACCCTCAATTACCAACTTGACCGTCGTCGTGCACAGCAGGATCCTAGGGGATCGACAGCTTCCAGGGGCTCAGCTTCGTCCTGGAGTCGCCAGACGGAGAACAAGCGCAAGTTGCCGCCCATCAAGAAACTTCGACTGGCCATGAGCGAGTTCTATCTTAG CCTGATAATGTTGCAGAATTATCAGACATTGAACATGACTGCGTTTCGCAAGATCTGCAAGAAGTACGACAAGAATCTAAAGTCAGAGGCTGGATTTGCCTGGTACGATAAATACGTTCTAAGGTCCACTTTGGCCATAACCCTGCAATTGGACCGGATGATATCCACCACGGAGAACATGTACACGGATTACTTAGCCAACGGGGACAGATCTGAGGCAATGGCCAAGCTTCGAGTGCCGCCATTGGGCCACCCAACTCCACCGGTTCATGTTTTCAGTGCCGGTCTTTTCCTTGGTCTCTTTTTGGTGGGAGCTATTATATGCTTTATATCTT ATTTTTCGGTAGATACGAGTCCAGAGTTTCGCTACACCTTTGTCAGTCTGTTTAGAGGTCCCATTTCAGGTGTGACTTTCGGCTTCTGTCTGGCTATAAATATTAAAGTGTACGAGAAGGTGGGCGTGAACCACGTTTTGATCTTCGAAGTGGAGCGGAGGAATGCCATAGGAGCCATGAGAGCCTTGGAAATATCCAGTTTCTTTGGATACATGTGCACTCTGAGCATTCTGCTGTACTTGCTCCACAAGGAGTTCTTCATCGAGGATCCGATCTACATACCGCTGGTCCAGGTGGCCTTTGTAGTAGTGCTGTTCCTGAACCCCTTTCGCATTCTTTTCTACTCTGGCAGGATCTGGCTATTGACCGTCATGGGTCGCATTCTTCTGTCCCCCTTCTTTTTTGTGAACTTCGCGGACTTTTGGGTGGCGGATCAGTGGACCTCTCTGGTGGTCACCATCGTGGATCACTATTACCTAGTCCGCTTCTATGTGCGATACTTTCTGGATCGGAGCGATGCCTTCGAGTTTGAGCCCGATTACGCGGTGGCTGTCATTCGATGTTTGCCTGCGTGGTTTAGATTCGCTCAGAGCCTTCGAAGATTTAGGGACAGTGGGTCCAAGTCGACGGATTATTTGATCAACGCCTTGAAGTACTTTTTATTCATTGCGGAAGTCGTATTTTCAACAATACAAATGGAAACAATTG CTCATTATACTGATCTCTTTGAGAGCCCCTGGACTTGGGCCTATATAACAATTTGCATAGTTTCGTCAATTTATACTGTATTCTGGGACTTGCTGATGGACTTTGGTTTATTTCGAGTGTGGAATGGCGAGAACAAATTTCTGCGCGACAATTTGGTCTATCCCAGG TGGTTTTACTACTTTGTGATCGTGGAGAACACCCTGCTCCGGTGCGTTTGGATATTGGAGTTTGCCCTGGTCCATCAGGAATTGATAGCACCCTACAATGGCCAATCGTTGATTGGTTTCAGTGAGATAGTGAGGCGATTTTTCTGGAACTTTCTGCGCCTGGAGAACGAGCATTTGTATAATTGTGGCCAATTCAGAGCCACGCGGGACATCTTCATAACGAGGCTGGATCCACAAGAGGAACGATTCCTGGAGAGTGTAATGGATAATACGGAAGACTTGGGAAGGGAGaaactaaataaaaagtaCTTTTAA
- the LOC6614748 gene encoding xenotropic and polytropic retrovirus receptor 1 homolog isoform X1 yields the protein MIRNAVEKAPSGSRPSNNVAIGYYRDFESLFFNSCGVELTKVNYFFAHKQAEAHRKLATLNYQLDRRRAQQDPRGSTASRGSASSWSRQTENKRKLPPIKKLRLAMSEFYLSLIMLQNYQTLNMTAFRKICKKYDKNLKSEAGFAWYDKYVLRSTLAITLQLDRMISTTENMYTDYLANGDRSEAMAKLRVPPLGHPTPPVHVFSAGLFLGLFLVGAIICFISYFSVDTSPEFRYTFVSLFRGPISGVTFGFCLAINIKVYEKVGVNHVLIFEVERRNAIGAMRALEISSFFGYMCTLSILLYLLHKEFFIEDPIYIPLVQVAFVVVLFLNPFRILFYSGRIWLLTVMGRILLSPFFFVNFADFWVADQWTSLVVTIVDHYYLVRFYVRYFLDRSDAFEFEPDYAVAVIRCLPAWFRFAQSLRRFRDSGSKSTDYLINALKYFLFIAEVVFSTIQMETIAHYTDLFESPWTWAYITICIVSSIYTVFWDLLMDFGLFRVWNGENKFLRDNLVYPRWFYYFVIVENTLLRCVWILEFALVHQELIAPYNGQSLIGFSEIVRRFFWNFLRLENEHLYNCGQFRATRDIFITRLDPQEERFLESVMDNTEDLGREKLNKKYF from the exons ATGATTCGAAATGCCGTGGAAAAAGCGCCCAGTGGAAGTCGGCCAAGTAATAATGTAGCTATCGGTTACTACAGGGACTTCGAGTCACTCTTCTTCAACTCCTGCGGAGTAGAATTGACCAAAGTGAATTACTTCTTTGCCCACAAGCAGGCGGAGGCGCATCGCAAGCTGGCCACCCTCAATTACCAACTTGACCGTCGTCGTGCACAGCAGGATCCTAGGGGATCGACAGCTTCCAGGGGCTCAGCTTCGTCCTGGAGTCGCCAGACGGAGAACAAGCGCAAGTTGCCGCCCATCAAGAAACTTCGACTGGCCATGAGCGAGTTCTATCTTAG CCTGATAATGTTGCAGAATTATCAGACATTGAACATGACTGCGTTTCGCAAGATCTGCAAGAAGTACGACAAGAATCTAAAGTCAGAGGCTGGATTTGCCTGGTACGATAAATACGTTCTAAGGTCCACTTTGGCCATAACCCTGCAATTGGACCGGATGATATCCACCACGGAGAACATGTACACGGATTACTTAGCCAACGGGGACAGATCTGAGGCAATGGCCAAGCTTCGAGTGCCGCCATTGGGCCACCCAACTCCACCGGTTCATGTTTTCAGTGCCGGTCTTTTCCTTGGTCTCTTTTTGGTGGGAGCTATTATATGCTTTATATCTT ATTTTTCGGTAGATACGAGTCCAGAGTTTCGCTACACCTTTGTCAGTCTGTTTAGAGGTCCCATTTCAGGTGTGACTTTCGGCTTCTGTCTGGCTATAAATATTAAAGTGTACGAGAAGGTGGGCGTGAACCACGTTTTGATCTTCGAAGTGGAGCGGAGGAATGCCATAGGAGCCATGAGAGCCTTGGAAATATCCAGTTTCTTTGGATACATGTGCACTCTGAGCATTCTGCTGTACTTGCTCCACAAGGAGTTCTTCATCGAGGATCCGATCTACATACCGCTGGTCCAGGTGGCCTTTGTAGTAGTGCTGTTCCTGAACCCCTTTCGCATTCTTTTCTACTCTGGCAGGATCTGGCTATTGACCGTCATGGGTCGCATTCTTCTGTCCCCCTTCTTTTTTGTGAACTTCGCGGACTTTTGGGTGGCGGATCAGTGGACCTCTCTGGTGGTCACCATCGTGGATCACTATTACCTAGTCCGCTTCTATGTGCGATACTTTCTGGATCGGAGCGATGCCTTCGAGTTTGAGCCCGATTACGCGGTGGCTGTCATTCGATGTTTGCCTGCGTGGTTTAGATTCGCTCAGAGCCTTCGAAGATTTAGGGACAGTGGGTCCAAGTCGACGGATTATTTGATCAACGCCTTGAAGTACTTTTTATTCATTGCGGAAGTCGTATTTTCAACAATACAAATGGAAACAATTG CTCATTATACTGATCTCTTTGAGAGCCCCTGGACTTGGGCCTATATAACAATTTGCATAGTTTCGTCAATTTATACTGTATTCTGGGACTTGCTGATGGACTTTGGTTTATTTCGAGTGTGGAATGGCGAGAACAAATTTCTGCGCGACAATTTGGTCTATCCCAGG TGGTTTTACTACTTTGTGATCGTGGAGAACACCCTGCTCCGGTGCGTTTGGATATTGGAGTTTGCCCTGGTCCATCAGGAATTGATAGCACCCTACAATGGCCAATCGTTGATTGGTTTCAGTGAGATAGTGAGGCGATTTTTCTGGAACTTTCTGCGCCTGGAGAACGAGCATTTGTATAATTGTGGCCAATTCAGAGCCACGCGGGACATCTTCATAACGAGGCTGGATCCACAAGAGGAACGATTCCTGGAGAGTGTAATGGATAATACGGAAGACTTGGGAAGGGAGaaactaaataaaaagtaCTTTTAA